The window TTTATTTCGTATAATAGTTATGACGAACAATAAAAAAAACCTTTTCTTTCCCTTGAATACTTCACTTCAAACTCGTACTTTTTACTCCGAAATTTTTATATAACAAACGTATGAAACGAACAACCTCTCTCCATCTCTTGTTATTAACCATCTTTCTATCATTTTCTTTTTCCTTTTCTCAACAAACTTCTTCACTTATTGTAAAAGGAGAAAAACATTTTGCGAATATTCGTCAACTGACGTTCGGCGGAGAAAATGCAGAAGCATATTTTTCTTTCGACAATAACTACATCATTTTCCAATCTACGCGAGATTCGTTCAAGTGCGACCAGATTTTTACAATGCATCTCGACGGAACAAACCTTCAACTTGTCAGCACAGGAAAAGGACGAACAACGTGCGCATATTATTTCCCAAACGAAAAACAGATTCTCTACGCATCAACGCATTTACACAACAACGAATGTCCTGCACCTCCAGATTTTTCAAAAGGGTACGTTTGGAAAATTATTCCCGATTATGATATTCTTACCGCTGATGCCGATGGAAAAAACATTCGCGTTCTTTCCTCTTCCGATGGGTACGATGCCGAAGCGACCATTTCTCCGAAAGGCGATAGAATTGTTTTTACTTCCACACGCAACGGCGATTTGGATTTGTTTTCAATGAATATAGACGGAAGCGACATTAAACAATTAACAAATGAACTCGGATACGACGGCGGCGCATTTTTTTCTTTCGATGGAAAGAAAATTTGCTACCGCGCGTACCATCCGAAAGAACAAGAAAAAATTGATGAATACACAGCATTGTTTAAAGAAAATTCCGTGCGCCCTTCAGTGATGGAAATTATGATGATGAACGCTGACGGCTCGAATAAGCAACAACTGACCTTTAACGGTAAAGCGAACTTTGCACCCTTCTTTCATCCCGATGGCAAACGGATTATTTTCGCTTCCAATATGAACGATACAACAAAATCCAAACGCAATTTCGATTTGTTTATAATTGATATTACAACACAAAATATCGAACAAATTACGTTCAGTGAAACATTCGATTCATTTCCGATGTTCACAAACGACGGAACGAAATTGATTTTTTCTTCAAACAGAAACGCAAAAGTTCGCGGCGAAACAAACGTCTTTCTTGCCGATTGGAACGATTGAACGTAATATCAGAGTACTATCATATTTATTTTTCTCGCTCTCTTTGAATTTTTTTTTATGAAACGCATTGCTCAACTCTTCTTTCTTTTACAGTGTACTTTCTCATTTGCTTTTACACAAACATTACGCGACGAAATCAAAGATTATGTCAAATATCTTTCTTCCGACGAACTCGAAGGACGGCGCGCAGGTGAAAAAGGCAACAATACTGCGGCAGAATATCTTGTCCAACATTTCAAGAAGTGGAATCTTGAACCCATCGGCGACAACGGAACGTATCTTCAACGTTTCGAATTTGTTTCGGGTGTAAAAACCGATGCTTCCACAATGTGTTTCGCAACTATTCCGCCGATGAAATTTGATTATGTTCTCGATTCCACATTTCGTCCGCTTGGTTTTTCTGCTGATACATCCATAAGTGCGGAATTAGTCTTTGCCGGCTACGGTATTTCCGCGCCAAAACTGAATTACGACGATTATGCAAACATAGATGTTGCAGGAAAAATAGTTCTCGTTCTCCGTTACAATCCTCCGACCGATTCAACCAACGAAAAAGAATTTCAACGGCTTTCCGCTTTATACAAAAAGGCATCCGTTGCGAAAGAGAAAGGAGCAAAAGGAATTATCTTTGTTACCGGCGCAGTAGATGAAGAAAACCCGAAACTCATGCGGCTTCGTCATAGCAACGATGAAGGAACAATTGCACTCGCCGCTATTTCGATGAAATGGACTTCGATGGATACATTCTTTCGGCTGCAAAACAAAACCATTCGAGACGTTCAAAAAGAAATCAACACCACGAAACAACCCGCTTCGTTTTCGTTCGGTAACGTAACTATGAATATTACGATAAAGTTGAATCGGGTAAAAGCATCGTCCCAGAACGTCGTCGGCGTTATTCGAGGAAACAATGCGCAACTCAACGAAGAATATATAGTCGTTGGTGCGCATTACGACCATCTTGGTTTCGGCGGCGAAGGTTCCGGCTCGACAAAACCCGATACGATTGCAGTTCACAACGGCGCTGATGATAACGCTTCCGGTACTGCAGGAATGCTTACACTCGCACGGTTGTTTTCTGAAAACAGAAACACGCTACAGCGGTCTCTTATCTTTATCGGTTTTTCTGCTGAGGAGCTCGGACTTCTTGGCTCTGCATATTATACGAATCATCCGCTTATTCCGTTAGATAAAACCGTGATGATGTTGAATATGGATATGATTGGACGCTTAAAAAATAAAGAACTCATCGTATATGGAACGGGAACTTCCCCTCTCTTCGATTCATTGCTGAATGCTTGGAATACCGATTCGATGTTCACCTTAAAGAAAACAAAAGACGGATTTGGTCCCAGCGACCAAACCTCGTTCTATGTAAAAGATATTCCCGTGTTATTCTTTTTCACCAACCTTCACGACGATTACCATAACTATAACGACGATTGGAACAAAATCAATTACGAAGGAGAAGAACAGGTAGTGCAGTATGCGTATAACATTACGAACGCATTGCAAGCGATGAATGAGAAACCGAAGTTCACTCGTGTAACTTCGTCAGAACAGCAATCAATGAGCGGTGACAGACGTGGAGCAAAAGCATCGTTGGGGGTTGTTCCGGCATTCGGTGAAGAAGTACGAGGGGCAAAACTTTCCGGTGTACGTCCCGGTTCTGCTGCCGAAAAAGCAGGGTTGCAAAAAGATGATGTTATTGTAAAGTTTGCTGGTAAAGAAGTGAATAACTTAATGGACTTAACAAACTATCTCGGTGATTTCAAACCAGGCGATGCAGTAGAAATCGTTGTCCTTCGGGGAAATGAAAATGTTACATTAAAAGCAATTCTTACTGCGCGACAACAATAAACAATGTTCTAAAATAATCTTCGCAAGTGTTTTATGGTTTACGTTTCATCAACTCAACAACATATTTACCCAACATATCGAACTCGAGATTGACGTTGCTCGAAGGTTTGAAGAAACGGAAATTCGTGTTCTCAAACGTATGCGGAATAATAGAAACGGAGAAAGTATTTTTGATAATATCTACAACAGTAAGACTCACTCCGTCAATAGCAATAGAACCGCGCGGAATGAGATACGATATAAATTCTTTGGGGTATGAAAATGTAAAAAGCCAACTTGTTGAGCGTTGTTCTATACGCAAAACCGTTCCGACACAGTCAACGTGCCCAAGCACAAAATGTCCGCCAACAAAATCATTGGGGCGCAATGGAAGTTCGCAATTTATTTTTGATTGCACTCGCATTGCACCAAGTGTAGTTTTCTTCAATGTTTCTTCTACTGCTTCAACTTCGACGAATGCCGTACGTTTTTTTGTAACCGTTAAACACACGCCGTTGATAGCAATGCTGTCGCCTACGGAAAGATGTGGATGCAGCGTTCCCGCATCAAGAGCGAAACACATTCCTCCGCCGATGTTTCGTTTCGCTTTGATGTTGCCAAGTTGTTGAATAATGCCCGTGAACATACGTTAGTGGAGAGTAGAAGGTGAAGAGTGATTAGGAAGAGATGGAACAATACTACTGCGTAATTTGTCATTCCCGCGAAAGCAGGATGCAACACCAATGTTCGATAAGTCATTCATCCATTGCATTGCGCTATTTGTTGAAATATCCTTCAACGAGAATATCGCTATTGTTTTTGTGAAGGATATAACGATGGAAACGAAATGCATTTTCCAACAAAACATTTTGCGAAAAGCGAAATATTTTTTTTCCGTTGCCGAACATTGACGGCGCGATAAACAACAAGAGTTTATCTGCAAGGTTGCGTTCAATACATTCGGAAAATACTTCGCTTCCACCTTCAACAAGAACGGATGCAATTTGATTCTTTCCTAATATTCGGAACACGTCAAGCAAATCAAAGTGCATTGCTTTGTTTGCTATCAAAGGGAACACCTCAACGGAGCGCTGCTGCAATGCGTGTACCTTCTTCGGAAATTTGTTGTACGCTTGTTGAGCAACAAAAAGAAAAACGCGTTCTTTCTTTTGAATCCGAAAAATATTGCACTCGCTGTTCGTTTGAAATTTTCCGTCAAGAATTACGCGTTGAGGATTTCTGCCTTTCACCATTCGCACCGTCAGAAACGGATTATCGGCAAGTACAGTTTTTGCGCCTACAAGCACAGCATCATATTCCGCACGGAGTTGATGCACATACATGCGCGATTGTTTTTCCGTAATCCATTGCGAATTACCTTTGGTGTCGGCAATAAAACCATCGAGTGATTGCGCCGCTTTGAGAGTAACAAATGGAATGTTCGTTGTTATGTATTTGAAATACGTTTCGTTGAATTCTCTACATTTGTTCCGTAAAATATTTTCGACGACTTCAATTCCTGCGTTTCGAAGTTTGGCAATTCCTTTTCCCGCAACAAGCGGATTTGGATCGCGTGTTCCGATAACGACGCGTTGAATGTTCTGACTAATGATTTCATCCACACACGGTGGAGTTTTTCCAAAATGTGAACACGGTTCAAGATTCACAACGAGAGTTGCATTTCGTAGAGAAATGTTTGCATTTCGAATCGCTTCAATTTCAGCGTGTGGATTACCAAACTTTGTATGAAATCCGTACGATATGATTTTTCCATTTTTAATGAGAACTGCTCCAACGTACGGATTCGGCGAAACAGTACCTTTGCCAAAACGTGCAAGATTTAAACAATGTCTCATACAATCTTCGTACAATTCAGTATGGGATTTCATTGCTATGAAAGATGGATATGATAAAAATAATTAAGGAGTTCATTGATTCGTTTAATGAGGATGAACTCCACAACATAGGAAGAGAGTTATTTTATGGTAAGCGTGAGTTTCGTACCGACATCTATCTTCAATATTTTAGCGGCGCTTTTGTTCTTTAAAGCAATTTCCATTAAGCCGGAACTTCCGACATACCCAAACGGTTTATCGGGCGGAGCATATCCATACGTTCGATAGAATTGACCGATAGATGTTTTTTTCATCAGGATTTTAATTTCTTCTCCGCGGTCAAAGTAATCGTCCATATAAAAATTCGTAACGAGATTGCCGAACACGTCAATATGAATAATTTCACCGTCAATTTGTTTAATGTCGAATGTACGTACGCCGACAAATTTCGCAGGTTTTGTTTCCGGTTGAAAGAGCGGTCCTACAGTACGCATCTGAATACCTTCGGCAAAACTTGCGGCAACGGGAGCAATAATATCACGTCCGTGAAACGTAGCACAAATCGGTTCGCGCATCAGTTCGCGATTATTTACTCTTCGGATTTCGCGGACTTTTGTCATTCCTAAAATATATTTTAAAATACCGTTATCGGGAGCAATGAATAAATGGTCATCAGCGTGCAATGCAATAATAGCGCGATTGGTTCCAACTCCCGGATCAACAACGGCTACAAAAACGGTTCCCGGAGGAAATGTTCCGTACGCGCTCCATAATACATACGCGGCTTGATTGACGTTTCCCGGTTCTATCGAGTTCGAAATATCTATGATATTCGCTAGTGGAGAAAGACTGAGGATAACCGATTTCAGAGTTGCAACATAATGGTCTTGTAATCCGAAATCACTGATTAACGCAATAGTATGTGTGCGTTTGCGTGTCGAACTTCTCATCATAAGTGAGTTTCCTTATTATTGGTGAATAAATATTGAAAATACAGCGAAAAAAAATTGTTATTTGATATGTTGTTCTTTCCCCAACTGCGCCGAACGATAAATCGCTTCTACAACTTCCATTCGTTGTAACGCTTCGGCTCCTGTTGATACAATCGGATGTAATCCTCGTACTGCTTGCAAAAAGTGTTTCAATTCATTCTCATAACTTTTATAGTATTGATGTTGCGGCGTATCGTGTTTCATTGGCGTCAGATGAACTATTTGTCCATCAATGTTACGATTTATACACAACGGATTAATGCTTGCGCTTCCGTTTGTTCCGATTAAGTCGCAATAAAAATAATCTTCTTCCGTGTGAAAAGCCCAACTGACTTCAACACTAATTGTCGTACTATTATTCATCTGACACCATAGGATGCAGGAATCTTCGACGCTTCTCGTGTTGTGTTTATACATTGAAGCAGAAACTCTGCGAACACCTGGATAACCCGTCATCCATAACGTTAAATCAAGCATAACTATTCCTAAATCCAAAAAAACTCCTCCGCCGGATTTTTCTTTCTTCGTCATCCATCGAGAATCGGCATTCATTTTTTTCAACCATCCTGCTTTTACGTAATAGATTTTTCCGATTTCACCCGCTTCGATAATGCCGCGCAGAACCATAGTATCGGGACGAAAGCGATTATTCATTCCGACCATCAATTTGCGTTTGGTATTCGTTGCAACTGCGACAATATCGCTCGCTTCCGAATATTTTCTTGCAAGCGGTTTTTCGACAAACACATCGTTCCCGCTTTCAAGCGATGCAATAGCATGTTCTTTGTGCGCATCCGTTGATGTGCAAATGATAACGCAGGAACAATCTTCCGTTTTTAACAATTCCGTGTAGTCGGAATAGGAGCGAGATATACCAAATCGCGATGCTACGCTTTTTGCTTTGGTTTTTTCGCGGTCGCAAATCGCTACTATTTCCACGTCGTTCATTTTTTTTAAAATCGGAAGATGAATGATTTGCGAAATCCATCCAGCGCCGATAACTGCAACTTTAATTTTTTCCATTGAAAAAAACTATATTGTTTTTTCGTGAATGAACCGTATATGTTCTTGTTCTACAAATTCTTTCACCGTGGCGGCAATTCCCTTGGCATCCATTCTCAGCATCTTGTACAGTTCGTTCGGTGAACCGTGTTCGATAAACGCATCGGGAATACCATGAAGTTTCACTCGAGCGTTAAGAATATTTTTTCGATGTATCGCTTCCAGCACCGCAGAACCGAATCCACCTTCAATAACATTATCTTCAACCGTAATGAGTAATGGAGAAATAGCCAATACTTCTTCGAGAATTTCCGTGTCAAGCGGTTTTACAAATCGCATATTTACAACACCAATGGAAAGATGTTCTTCTTCCAATAATTCCGCAGCGGTAAGCGAAGGATAAACCATATTGCCAATCGCAAGAATGGTCGCATCTGTTCCTGAACGTAAAACTTCGCTTTTTCCGATTTCTATTTTTTCAAATGAAGTTCGCAAAACAATTCCGTACACATTTCCTCTTGGGTATCGCAAAGCAATAGGACCTTTTTTATATTCCACAGCAGTGAACAGCATATCGCGAAGTTCTTGTTCGTCTTTTGGCGCCATCAATACCATATTCGGAATAAAGCGCAAGTAGGATAAATCAAATGCTCCGTGATGTGTTGGTCCGTCGGCTCCGACTAATCCTGCTCTGTCCATTACAAACACAACGTGGAGATGCTGTAATGCAACATCGTGAATTATTTGGTCAAATGCGCGCTGTAAGAAAGTAGAATAAATTGCAGTAACCGGAATGTAACCTTCGGTCGCCATTCCTGCGGCAAATGTTACAGCGTGTTGTTCTGCAATGCCAACATCGAAGAAACGCTCAGGCATTTCTTGTTGCAAAATGGTAAGTCCAGTTCCATCGGGCATTGCAGCAGTGATTCCAATAACGCGCGAATTATTCTTGCATATTTCCAATAACGCCGTACCAAATAACGACGTGAACGAAGGTTGTTCATTTAATTTCTTGGGTGAAATTCCTGTTACTTTGTCGAACGGATTTACGCCGTGAAGTCGTGTTGCTTCTCTTTCTGCAGGAGCATATCCTTTCCCTTTTTCAGTTGCAATGTGAACTAAAATTGGTCCGTGCAAATCTTTTATTTCTCGGAAGAAGTGAACAAGTTTTGTAACGTTATGTCCATTGAAAGGACCGAAATACCGAAATCCCAATGCTTCAAATAACATTCCGGGAGTAATAATTGCTTTCAATCCTTTTTCTACATTGTGCGCAATGGAACGCAGTCTATCGCCGAACGAATCCAGCTTGCCCGTTAAATTCCAAACGCTCGCTTTAAATTTATTATACGATGGATGCGTCAGCAGTTCGTTGAAGTAATTATGGAACGCCCAACGATTTGGCGTAAGCGTGGAAAGCGAAATCATTTGATTATCGCTGAGAACAACAATCAAATTTCTCTTTAAGAGTCCCGCATTATTCATTCCTTCATACGCCATTCCTCCTGTCATCGAACCATCGCCGACAATGGCAACAACTCGGTAATGTTCATTTTGGAAATCGCGTGCAGTTGCAATTCCTAACGCAGCAGAAATTGCCGTGTTCGCATGTCCTGCGCCAAAAACATCATAGTCGCTTTCATCACGTCTCAGAAATCCACTTAAACCGCCAAATTGTCGAACTGTATGAAAATTCTCTCGTCGCCCCGTAAGTATTTTATGCGGATATGCTTGATGTCCAGTATCCCAAATAAGTTTATCGTGCGGCGTATCGAAAACGTAATGCAATGCAATAGTCAACTCTACGGTGCCAAGTCCTGCTCCAAGATGACCTCCGGTTTTTGAAATTCTATCAATAATAAACTCTCGAAGTTCTTTAGAAAGAATACGCAATTGTTCCAACGGAAGTCGTTTTAAATCCGAAGGAAATGTAATTGTTGAAAGAATGGGAAATTCTGTTTCTCTCAAACTAACGCTCTCCGTTATTCGTGAGTGAATGCGCGAACATCATTCGAATCAAACAATTCAAATGTTCCGTCAAGATTTTTTGTAATACGCTGTAATTTTATTTCCGCTTGCGTGAGTTTTTCCATACACTGTTGGCTCAACGTCATTCCTTCTTCGTACATATTAAGCGATTCTTCTACCGTAACATCACCGTTCTCTAACGATTCTACAATTGTTTCGAGACGTTTAAGTGAAGCTTCAAACGAGGTTTTGGTTGTTAATTTTGACATTTAGTATTTACTCAATTATTTTCGCTGGCAATTTTCCGTCGAAAAAATGAAGAACAACTTCATCGTTTCTTGTTAATCGTTTTACCGAAGTAATCGCATTTCCTTTTTTGAACACCATCGCATAGCCGCGTTTTAATACAGCGTTTGGATTCAGCGATTGTAATCGGAGCAATAATGTTTCGACGTGTTGCTTCAACGCGTTCATTCGGTATTCGTACACTCGTTGCAATGTTGCTTGTATTTCGTCCATGCG of the Ignavibacteria bacterium genome contains:
- a CDS encoding riboflavin synthase — translated: MFTGIIQQLGNIKAKRNIGGGMCFALDAGTLHPHLSVGDSIAINGVCLTVTKKRTAFVEVEAVEETLKKTTLGAMRVQSKINCELPLRPNDFVGGHFVLGHVDCVGTVLRIEQRSTSWLFTFSYPKEFISYLIPRGSIAIDGVSLTVVDIIKNTFSVSIIPHTFENTNFRFFKPSSNVNLEFDMLGKYVVELMKRKP
- the dxs gene encoding 1-deoxy-D-xylulose-5-phosphate synthase; the encoded protein is MTESVSLRETEFPILSTITFPSDLKRLPLEQLRILSKELREFIIDRISKTGGHLGAGLGTVELTIALHYVFDTPHDKLIWDTGHQAYPHKILTGRRENFHTVRQFGGLSGFLRRDESDYDVFGAGHANTAISAALGIATARDFQNEHYRVVAIVGDGSMTGGMAYEGMNNAGLLKRNLIVVLSDNQMISLSTLTPNRWAFHNYFNELLTHPSYNKFKASVWNLTGKLDSFGDRLRSIAHNVEKGLKAIITPGMLFEALGFRYFGPFNGHNVTKLVHFFREIKDLHGPILVHIATEKGKGYAPAEREATRLHGVNPFDKVTGISPKKLNEQPSFTSLFGTALLEICKNNSRVIGITAAMPDGTGLTILQQEMPERFFDVGIAEQHAVTFAAGMATEGYIPVTAIYSTFLQRAFDQIIHDVALQHLHVVFVMDRAGLVGADGPTHHGAFDLSYLRFIPNMVLMAPKDEQELRDMLFTAVEYKKGPIALRYPRGNVYGIVLRTSFEKIEIGKSEVLRSGTDATILAIGNMVYPSLTAAELLEEEHLSIGVVNMRFVKPLDTEILEEVLAISPLLITVEDNVIEGGFGSAVLEAIHRKNILNARVKLHGIPDAFIEHGSPNELYKMLRMDAKGIAATVKEFVEQEHIRFIHEKTI
- a CDS encoding Gfo/Idh/MocA family oxidoreductase encodes the protein MEKIKVAVIGAGWISQIIHLPILKKMNDVEIVAICDREKTKAKSVASRFGISRSYSDYTELLKTEDCSCVIICTSTDAHKEHAIASLESGNDVFVEKPLARKYSEASDIVAVATNTKRKLMVGMNNRFRPDTMVLRGIIEAGEIGKIYYVKAGWLKKMNADSRWMTKKEKSGGGVFLDLGIVMLDLTLWMTGYPGVRRVSASMYKHNTRSVEDSCILWCQMNNSTTISVEVSWAFHTEEDYFYCDLIGTNGSASINPLCINRNIDGQIVHLTPMKHDTPQHQYYKSYENELKHFLQAVRGLHPIVSTGAEALQRMEVVEAIYRSAQLGKEQHIK
- a CDS encoding exodeoxyribonuclease VII small subunit; this translates as MSKLTTKTSFEASLKRLETIVESLENGDVTVEESLNMYEEGMTLSQQCMEKLTQAEIKLQRITKNLDGTFELFDSNDVRAFTHE
- the ribD gene encoding bifunctional diaminohydroxyphosphoribosylaminopyrimidine deaminase/5-amino-6-(5-phosphoribosylamino)uracil reductase RibD, with translation MKSHTELYEDCMRHCLNLARFGKGTVSPNPYVGAVLIKNGKIISYGFHTKFGNPHAEIEAIRNANISLRNATLVVNLEPCSHFGKTPPCVDEIISQNIQRVVIGTRDPNPLVAGKGIAKLRNAGIEVVENILRNKCREFNETYFKYITTNIPFVTLKAAQSLDGFIADTKGNSQWITEKQSRMYVHQLRAEYDAVLVGAKTVLADNPFLTVRMVKGRNPQRVILDGKFQTNSECNIFRIQKKERVFLFVAQQAYNKFPKKVHALQQRSVEVFPLIANKAMHFDLLDVFRILGKNQIASVLVEGGSEVFSECIERNLADKLLLFIAPSMFGNGKKIFRFSQNVLLENAFRFHRYILHKNNSDILVEGYFNK
- a CDS encoding M28 family peptidase; its protein translation is MKRIAQLFFLLQCTFSFAFTQTLRDEIKDYVKYLSSDELEGRRAGEKGNNTAAEYLVQHFKKWNLEPIGDNGTYLQRFEFVSGVKTDASTMCFATIPPMKFDYVLDSTFRPLGFSADTSISAELVFAGYGISAPKLNYDDYANIDVAGKIVLVLRYNPPTDSTNEKEFQRLSALYKKASVAKEKGAKGIIFVTGAVDEENPKLMRLRHSNDEGTIALAAISMKWTSMDTFFRLQNKTIRDVQKEINTTKQPASFSFGNVTMNITIKLNRVKASSQNVVGVIRGNNAQLNEEYIVVGAHYDHLGFGGEGSGSTKPDTIAVHNGADDNASGTAGMLTLARLFSENRNTLQRSLIFIGFSAEELGLLGSAYYTNHPLIPLDKTVMMLNMDMIGRLKNKELIVYGTGTSPLFDSLLNAWNTDSMFTLKKTKDGFGPSDQTSFYVKDIPVLFFFTNLHDDYHNYNDDWNKINYEGEEQVVQYAYNITNALQAMNEKPKFTRVTSSEQQSMSGDRRGAKASLGVVPAFGEEVRGAKLSGVRPGSAAEKAGLQKDDVIVKFAGKEVNNLMDLTNYLGDFKPGDAVEIVVLRGNENVTLKAILTARQQ
- a CDS encoding SAM-dependent chlorinase/fluorinase, which produces MMRSSTRKRTHTIALISDFGLQDHYVATLKSVILSLSPLANIIDISNSIEPGNVNQAAYVLWSAYGTFPPGTVFVAVVDPGVGTNRAIIALHADDHLFIAPDNGILKYILGMTKVREIRRVNNRELMREPICATFHGRDIIAPVAASFAEGIQMRTVGPLFQPETKPAKFVGVRTFDIKQIDGEIIHIDVFGNLVTNFYMDDYFDRGEEIKILMKKTSIGQFYRTYGYAPPDKPFGYVGSSGLMEIALKNKSAAKILKIDVGTKLTLTIK